Genomic DNA from Jejubacter calystegiae:
TATCGCGCTGGCAAAATAGAGCTGGCTTAGCACGTCGCCCAGGCGGGCGGAGATCCGCTCGCGCCGTTTCAGGCTGCCGCCCAGCAGCGCCATGGATACGTCCGACAGCAGCGCCAGTGCGGCGCTCAGTCGGTTGATCTGCTGGTAGTAGCGACGAGTGGCGTCCCGGGTTGGGGTGGCGCTGGTGCGGCCATTGGTCAACCCCAGCCAGAAGCTGCGCACCTTATTGCTGCCTACGTGGCCGATATGACGGAACAGCAGGCGATCGAAAGTATTTACATCATTACTTTCGGCCGCCGCCATCTCTTCCAGCAGGAAGGGGTGACAGCGGATAGCGCCCTGGCCGAAGATCATCATGCTGCGGGTCAGAATATTGGCGCCCTCGACGGTAATGGCGATGGGCGCTCCCTGATAGCCCCGGGCCACAAAGTTGCTCTCGCCCAGCATAATGCCCTTGCCGCCGGTGATATCCATGGCGTCAATAATGGCGCGCTGTCCGCGATGGGTGCAGTGATACTTGACGATGGCCGAGAGAACGGCGGGTTTTTCGCCCAGCATAATGCCGCAGGTCACCAGCGAGGCGGCGGCGTCCATTGCGTAAGCGTTACCGGCAATGCGCGCCAGCGGCTCCTCGATCCCCTCCATTTTGCCAATGGCAATTTTAAACTGGCGCCGGATATGGGCATAGGCGCCGGTGGCCAGCGCCACATTCTTCACACCACCGGTGGAGTTGGAAGGCAGGGTAATACCGCGTCCGACCGACAGACATTCCACCAGCATACGCCACCCCTGGCCCGCCATCTTAGGTCCGCCGATGATGTAGTCGATGGGCACAAAAATATCCTGGCCGCGGGTTGGACCGTTCTGGAACGGGACGTTCAGCGGAAAGTGACGCTTACCGATCTCCACGCCCGGCGTGCTGGTGGGGATCAGCGCGCAGGTGATCCCCAGTTCATCGCGATCGCCCAGCAGATGTTCGGGATCGTCAAGCTTAAAGGCCAGACCCAACACCGTGGCGATGGGCGCCAGGGTAATGTAGCGCTTATTCCAGGTCAGGCGCATCCCCAGCACCTGTTCACCCTGCCAGTCGCCCATACAGACTATGCCGCGATCCGGAATGGCGCCAGCGTCCGATCCCGCTTCCGGGCTGGTCAGGGCGAAGCAGGGGATCTCTTCACCCCGCGCCAGGCGTGGCAGATAGTGATCCTTCTGCTCATCGGTGCCATAGTGCTGTAACAGTTCTCCCGGCCCCAGGGAGTTGGGCACGCCGACGGTGATGGCCAGAATGCCGGAAACCCCGGCCAGTTTTTGCAGCACCCGGGACTGGGCGTAAGCGGAAAACGCCAGTCCGCCGTACTCCTTCTGAATGATCATCGCGAAAAAGCGATGCTTTTTCAGGTATGCCCACAGCTCTGGCGGCAGATCGGCCATTTCATGGGTGATCTGGAAGTCATTAGCCATACGACAGGCTTCCTCCACCGGGCCATCCAGAAATGCCTGTTCTTCTTCGGTCAGTCGCGGCTGCGGATAGTTATGTAGCCGGTTCCAGTCCGGGCGGCCGCGAAACAGTTCGCCTTCCCACCAGGTCGTTCCGGCATCGATAGCCTCTTTTTCGGTACGCGACATCGGAGGCATGACCTTGCGAAAGGCTCGCAGTACCGATGCTGAGATTAGCCTCTGGCGCATGGGCGCCAGATTAAAGGGCAGCAGAATAATCGCCAGCGGCACCAGCAGCCACGGCGTCCAGATGCCAACGGCGCCGAGCAAAGCCGTCCATGCCAGAAGTATGATGCTACTCAGCGCCAGATTAATGCGGTGATAAAAGAGTGCGCTGAGCAGTACGAGGGTTGCAACGATACTCAACATCATCATAGAAGAGGCTCCCGTCTTTTTAAGAGGTCAGACCAGTCATTACTATGGTTGTAGTCGAGGTGGTTGCTTTTATCAATTTATTCACAAAACAATTACAACGATGCTCACAGAATGACCGCACAGAACCACAAAACATTGGGCTGAACCTCGCGGTTACGCTTCTCGCTTCTGATGCTATCCGGTACACTTCACTATGTGATTAGATCAGGCTGAAGGATATCCTCATGTACCAGGACATGATTCGTAGTGAACTGAACGAGGCCGCGGAAACGCTGGCTAACTTCCTGAAAGATGATGCAAATATTCACGCTATCCAGCGGGCGGCGGTAATGCTGGCGGACAGCTTTAAAGCGGGCGGTAAGGTGCTGTCCTGCGGTAACGGTGGTTCCCACTGTGATGCCATGCACTTCGCTGAAGAACTGACCGGGCGCTACCGTGAAAACCGCCCGGGATATCCGGCCATTGCGATTTCGGACGTCAGCCATCTCTCCTGCGTCAGTAACGACTTTGGCTACGACTATGTTTTTTCCCGCTACGTTGAGGCTGTCGGTCGCGAAGGCGATGTGCTGCTGGGGCTGTCCACTTCCGGTAATTCGGCCAATATCATCAAGGCCATTGAAGCCGCGCGCGCTAAAGGAATGAAAGTGATCGCGCTGACCGGTAAAGACGGCGGTAAGATTGCAGGTACCGCGGATATTGAAATTCGCGTGCCGCATTTTGGCTATGCCGATCGTATTCAGGAGATCCATATTAAAGTGATCCATATCCTGATGATGTTGATCGAAAAAGAGATGGTGAAGGCGTAAGTCTGTGGCGCCCCCGACGGGAGCGCGGGGGCTGGCAGGGGAGGTTGTCATGTGTGAACTGCTCGGGATGAGCGCGAACGTACCGACCGATATCTGCTTTAGCTTTACCGGTCTGGTGCAGCGCGGTGGTGGTACCGGGCCTCATAAAGACGGCTGGGGTATCACCTTTTATGAAGGCAAAGGGTGTCGCACCTTTAAAGACCCGCAGCCTGGTTATAACTCGCCCGTCGCAAAGCTGGTGAAGGAATACCCGATCAAATCCTGCTCGGTGATAGCCCATATTCGTCAGGCCAACCGCGGCAAAGTAGCGCTGGAAAATACCCATCCCTTTACCCGTGAACTCTGGGGCCGTAACTGGACCTATGCCCATAATGGGCAGCTCAAGGGGTGGCGGGAACTGGAGACAGGGAATTTCCGCCCTGTGGGTGAAACCGACAGCGAGCACGCATTCTGCTGGCTGCTCAATCAGATGGCGCAGCGCTATCCACGAACGCCTGGCAACATGCCTGCAGTGTTCCGCTTCATTGCCGGACTGGCGGCTGAACTACGTGAGAAAGGGGTCTTCAATATGCTGCTCAGCGATGGGCGCTACGTGATGGCCTGGTGTTCCTCCAACCTGTTCTGGATCACCCGGCGCGCGCCGTTTGGCGTAGCGACGCTGTTGGATCAGGATGTGGAGATCGACTTTCAGCGGGAAACCACACCGGATGATGTGGTGACGGTGATTGCGACCCAGCCCCTGACCGGTAATGAAACCTGGAGCCGGATCGCACCGGGAGAGTGGATCCTATTTTGCCTCGGCGAGCGCGTTGTTTGAGGCAAACAGCGACTGAGAAGTCGTCGCGCTCGGCGGCTGCTCATTCACCACATACCGGCCGTTGTTGACGGAAACCACCGGTGGCATATGGTATTTATTGAAGTAGTCATAGCCCGGTTTTAGCTGTTTCCAGAAACCCGCGTAGTAGGAGTGCTTATGGCGCTCCATATTTGCGTCGGTCATGCGGAACGGATAGATACTGACCTGGACCCGCGACTGACCGAACAGCAGGGCGCCGGTCACAAACTGGAAGATCTCATCGATTCCGGTATCCGTCATGGCGTAACAGCCTACAGAAACACAGGCGCCATGGATCATCAGGTATTTCCCGTCATAGCCGTTCTGACGATCGAATTCATTGGGGAAGCCGATATTGATGGCCTTATAGAAGCGGCTGTCTGGCTTAAGCTGGCTGCGATCGACGCTGTAAAATCCCTCCGGGCTCTTAAAGTCGCCCATACGGCGCTTCGGCCCTAAACCGCCGGAGTAGTTGCAGATGTTATAACTGCTGAGAAGCTGGTACTTTTCCCCGTTTTTGACATAGAGCTCAAGGATGCGCTCCTGCTTGAAGATCTGAATATAGACCGGGGAGCCCATATATTGCTGTTTGCCGGGAAGAGGGGTGCTCCCCTGACCGCTGAGCAGGCCAGCGAATGACAGGCACGGCATTAAAAGTATCGCAATGAAGAGTGCGATTTTACGCATACTGCTGGTTCCTTGATAAACCTGATGAAGCAAACAGGCCCGGGAGGCCTTAAAGCGGTAATAAAGACGGAAAACCCGATTTTATGCGCTCACATTATCACCGCCGGGGAATTTAGCAAGCGCTTGCTTACCGCTTTTACAATTTCGCGATTCCCGGTACGCTAACGCAGATTAAACCGGTTTCTGAAAGTTTGCGTGTCTGTTCGCAAATACGACCCTATAACCTCAGTAGTTCTGCTGGTTGTAGAGTAATTAATGCTAAAATCGGCCGCGATGATGATGTGCGGAATAGAACGGACGCTTTTCCAGTGTTCATGCTCGGTGAACCTCTGTGGTCATGATGCCACCTTCCTTCTTTTCCGTATGGCGGACACGATTAATTTATTCGCTCGGGCGCCTCCCTGATTGCGGCGGCGCGATAACGATCAACCATACGTGATGACTTTATGATCAAAATTAAAAAAGGGCTTGATTTGCCAATCGCTGGCCAGCCGGAACAGCGAATTGACGAAGGGCCAATGCCTGACCGCGTGGCCGTGTTCGGAGAGGAATATGTGGGCATGCGTCCCTCTATGCTGATCCGCGAAGGGGATCGGGTACGTAAAGGGCAAGCGCTCTTTGAAGATAAAAAGAACCCTGGGGTTATGTTTACCGCGCCGGCCAGCGGTACCATTGAAGCCATTAACCGCGGTGAACGCCGGATATTGCAGTCGGTGGTGATTGCCGTTGAGGGCGATGAGCGGGTTACTTTTGATAAGTATGAACCGGCACAGCTGGCGTCGCTGTCCCGCGAAACCGTGACTCAGCAACTGCTGGTTTCCGGGCTATGGGCCGCGTTGCGTACCCGCCCGTTTAGCAAGTCACCGGTGCCGGGTAGCGTTCCGGCAGCTATTTTCGTGACCGCCATGGATACCAACCCGCTGGCCGCCGACCCTCAGCCGATTATCCAGGCGCAGCGCGCCATGTTTGACGCTGGCCTCAGCGTGCTGACAAGCCTGACGGACGGTAAAGTTCACGTCTGCCAGGCAGGCGGCGGCAAACTGGGGGGGCATCCTGCCGCGCAGGTCACCTTCAATGAATTTGCCGGTCCGCATCCCGCCGGGCTGCCGGGCACCCATATTCACTTCCTGGAGCCGGTGAGCCTGCAGAAATGCGTCTGGCACCTGAACTATCAGGACGCGATCGCCATCGGCAAGCTGTTCGTCGAAGGCGAACTGTGGACCGAGCGGGTGGTTGCACTGGGGGGGCCGCAGGTGGCGCGTCCGCGCCTGTTGCGCACTCAGCTCGGCGCGTCTCTGGAGCAGCTTACCGCGAATGAACTGCTGGAAGGGGAGAACCGGATTATCTCCGGCTCGGTGCTGAGTGGTCGTCAGGCCAGCGGTCCCCACGCTTTTTTGGGGCGTTTCCACCTGCAGGTAACGGCGCTGAAAGAAGGGCGTGAAAAAGAGTTGTTCGGCTGGGTTGCGCCGGGGAGCGACAAGTTTTCCATCACCCGCACCACAGTAGGCCATTTCCTTAAGCATAAATTGTTTAACTTCTCCACCGATACCAACGGCGGCGAGCGTTCCATGGTGCCCATCGGCAACTATGAACGGGTGATGCCGCTCGATATCCTGCCCACCATGTTGCTGCGCGATCTGCTGGCTGGGGATGGCGATAGCGCCCAGTCGCTGGGCTGTCTGGAGCTGGACGAAGAGGATCTGGCGCTCTGTACCTATGTCTGCCCGGGAAAATATGAGTACGGCCCGGTGCTGCGCGAGGTCTTAACCCGCATCGAGCAGGAAGGATAACGATGGGCTTAAAGCATCTGATTGAAAAACTGGAACCGCACTTTACCGGCAGCGGCAAACTGGTTAAGTATTATCCGCTCTACGAAGCGGCGGCCACCATCTTCTATACGCCAGGCACGGCGACGCGCGGGGCATCCCACGTGCGTGACGCTATCGACCTGAAGCGCATGATGATTCTGGTCTGGTTCTCGGTCTTCCCGGCTATGTTCTGGGGCATGTACAACGTTGGGCATCAGACCCTCCAGGCGCTGGGCAAGCTTCATGGGTCGGAGCAGCTACAGCAGGTTATCGCAGGAGACTGGCACTATCAGCTGGCGCATTTCCTGGGCGCCAGTTTTGCCCCGGATGCCGGCTGGATAAGCATGATGGTCATCGGCGCCGCCTTCTTCCTGCCCATCTACATGACGGTATTTGTGGTCGGGGGCTTCTGGGAGGTGCTGTTCTCTATCATCCGCAAGCATGAAATTAACGAAGGCTTCTTCGTTACCTCGATTCTGTTTGCGCTGATCGTTCCGCCGACGCTGCCGCTGTGGCAGGCGGCGCTGGGCATCTCCTTCGGTGTGGTGATTGGTAAAGAGATCTTCGGCGGCACCGGGCGTAACTTCCTGAACCCGGCGCTGGCGGGGCGCGCTTTCCTGTTCTTTGCCTATCCGGCGCAGATCTCCGGCGACCTGGTCTGGACCGCGGCGGATGGTTTTTCCGGCGCTACGCCGCTTTCCCAGTGGGCTAGCGGCGGCGGTGAGGCGCTGGTCAACGTTGCGACCGGTCAACCAGTTAGCTGGATGGACGCCTTCCTGGGCAACATTCCGGGCTCTATTGGCGAAGTCTCTACGCTGATGATTCTGATTGGCGGCGCGATCATTCTGTTCGCCCGTATCGCCTCCTGGCGTATCGTCGCTGGCGTGATGCTGGGGATGATCGCGACTGCCGCGCTGTTTAACGCGATTGGCTCCGACACCAACCCGCTGTTCGCCATGCCGTGGTACTGGCATCTGGTGTTGGGCGGTTTCGCCTTCGGCATGATGTTTATGGCGACAGACCCGGTCTCCGCCTCCTTTACCGATAGAGGCAAGTGGAGTTACGGCATTCTGATCGGCGTGATGTGCGTGCTGATTAGGGTGGTCAACCCGGCCTATCCTGAAGGAATGATGCTGGCGATTCTGTTCGCCAACCTGTTCGCGCCGCTGTTTGACTATCTGGTGGTGCAGGCCAACATCAAGCGGAGGAAGTCGCGTGGCTAATAAAGGAAACGATACCATTGGTAAAACCCTGCTGGTGGTGCTGGTTCTCTGCCTGGTCTGTTCGGTGGTGGTGGCTGGCTCCGCGGTAGGACTTAAGTCGCGTCAGCAGGAGCAGAAACAGCTCGATAAGCAGCGCAACATTCTGGACGTGGCGGGCTTAATGCAGCCGGGCATGACCGGCGATGATGTGAAAAGCGTCTATAGCGAGCGTATTTCTCCGCGCCTGCTCGATTTGGCCAGCGGTGAGCTGCTGGATAAAGACCCAACCAGCTTTGATCCCGCGAAGGCGCTGCGCGATCCGCAGCAGAGCATGACCCTGAGCGCCAGCCAGGATCCGGCAGGCATCAAGCGCCGTAGCAATATCGTCGAAATCTATCTGGTGCGCGACGAGCAGAAAAACGTGCAAGAGCTGGTGCTACCGATTTACGGCAACGGACTATGGTCGATGATGTACGCCTTTGTGGCGCTGGATACCGACGGCCGCACCGTGAAAGGCATTACTTACTACGATCAGGGGGAAACCCCGGGCCTGGGTGGGGAAGTGGAAAACCCGAGCTGGCGCAGTCAGTGGATTGGCAAAAAGGTGCTGGATGACCAGGGCAAGCCTGCGATTCGCGTGATGAAAGGCAGCGCTCGTCCGGGAGACGAGTACGCGGTGGACGGTCTGTCCGGCGCGACGCTGACCTCTAACGGCGTACAGCACAGTTTTGATTTCTGGATGGGGGAAAACGGCTTTGGTCCCTTCCTGAAACAGGTTCGTGAAGGAGTGCTCAACAATGGCTGAAATGGGCGATATGAAAGAGGTTAAGCGGGTTCTTGTCAGCCCGCTGGTGGAAAATAACCCCATCACCCTGCAGATTCTTGGGATCTGCTCGGCGCTGGCGGTAACCACCAAACTGGAGACCGCCTTCGTGATGGCGATTGCCGTGACCCTGGTCACGGCTTTCTCCAGTATGTTTATTTCGATGATCCGTAAGCAGATCCCCAGTAGCGTACGTATTATCGTGCAGATGGCGATCATCGCTTCGCTGGTTATCGTGGTGGATCAGATTCTGCGGGCCTTTGCGTATGAGATCTCCAAGCAGCTGTCGGTGTTCGTTGGCCTGATTATTACCAACTGCATCGTAATGGGCCGCGCCGAGGCTTATGCCATGAAGTCGCCGCCGCTGGCGAGCTTTATGGATGGTATCGGTAATGGCCTGGGTTACGGGGCGATTCTGCTGGTCGTCGGCTTTGTGCGTGAGCTGTTTGGCAGCGGTAAGCTGTTCGGCGTCACCGTGCTGGATACGGTACAGAACGGCGGCTGGTATCTGCCGAACGGCCTGTTCCTGCTGGCCCCCAGCGCCTTCTTCCTGATCGGTCTGCTGATCTGGGCGCTACGAACCCTGAAGCCGCAACAGCAGGAGAAGGAGTAAGTGATGGCTCACTATATTAGTCTGTTCGTACGTGCGGTGTTCGTCGAGAACATGGCGCTGGCCTTCTTCCTGGGGATGTGTACCTTCCTGGCGGTATCGAAGAAGGTCTCTACTGCCTTTGGTCTGGGCGTGGCGGTGACCGTGGTTCTGGCGATTTCGGTGCCGGTCAACAACCTGATCTATAACCTGGTGCTGCGCGACGGCGCGCTGGTGGAAGGGGTGGATCTCAGCTTCCTGAACTTCATCACCTTTATCGGCGTTATCGCAGCCCTGGTGCAGATTCTGGAGATGATCCTCGATCGCTTCTTCCCGTCGCTCTATAACGCGCTGGGGATCTTCCTGCCGTTGATTGCGGTGAACTGCGCCATCTTTGGCGGCGTCTCCTTTATGGTTCAGCGCGATTACAACTTCCCGGAATCCATCGTCTACGGTCTGGGCTCCGGCATTGGCTGGATGCTGGCTATCGTCGCGCTGGCGGGTATTCGCGAAAAGATGAAATACTCCAGCGTGCCGGCAGGGCTGCGCGGGCTTGGGATCACCTTTATTACCACCGGATTGATGGCGCTGGGCTTTATGTCATTCTCCGGTGTGCAGCTATAAGGGGCGTAACTGATGGAAATTATTCTTGGCGTAGTCATGTTTACGCTGATCGTACTGGCGCTGGCGCTGCTGATTATCTTTGCCCGCTCAAAGCTGGTGAACTCCGGCGACGTGCTGATTGAGATCAACAATGAAGCGGACAAGCAGTTCCATTCGCCGGCTGGCGGTAAGCTGCTTAACACGCTGGCCGATCAGGGGATCTTTATCTCCTCAGCCTGTGGCGGCGGCGGCTCCTGCGGTCAGTGCCGGGTCACAATCAAAGAAGGCGGTGGCGATATCCTGCCGACCGAGCTTTCGCATATCACTAAACGCGAAGCCAAAGAGGGCTGTCGTCTGGCCTGTCAGGTCGCGGTAAAACACGATATGAAGCTCGAACTGCCGGAAGAGATCTTCGGGGTGAAGAAGTGGGAGTGCGAAGTTATCTCTAACGATAACAAAGCTACCTTCATCAAAGAGCTGAAACTGAAGATCCCGGAAGGGGAAGTGGTGCCATTCCGTGCCGGAGGGTACATTCAGATCGAATGCCCGCCCCATAAAGTCGCCTATGCCGACTTCGATGTGCCGGATGAATATCGTGAAGACTGGGACAAGTTCAACCTGTTCCGCTACGTATCTGAAAGCAATGAGCAGGTGGTGCGTGCCTACTCCATGGCGAACTACCCGGAAGAGAAGGGCATTATTATGCTCAACGTGCGTATCGCCACGCCGCCGCCGCGCCTGCCTGATGTCACGCCGGGGATTATGTCTTCCTATATCTGGTCGCTGAAACCGGGCGATAAGGTGACGATTTCCGGGCCGTTTGGCGAATTCTTCGCGAAAGAGACCGAAGCCGAGATGGTCTTTATCGGCGGTGGCGCCGGTATGGCGCCAATGCGCTCCCATATCTTCGACCAGCTTAAGCGTCTGAGTAGCAAGCGTAAGATCAGCTTCTGGTACGGCGCCCGTTCGCTGCGCGAAATGTTTTATCAGGACGAGTTCGAACAGCTGGCGCGTGAAAATCCGAACTTCACCTTCCACGTTGCGCTCTCTGAGCCGCTGGAAGAGGATAACTGGACGGGTCATACCGGCTTCATCCACAATGTTCTGTATGAGAACTATCTGCGCGATCATCCGGCACCGGAAGATTGTGAGTTCTATATGTGTGGGCCGCCGGTAATGAACGCGGCGGTGATTAAGATGCTGAAGGATCTCGGCGTGGAGGATGAAAACATCATGCTCGACGACTTCGGCGGCTGATGGAGGCCGAAATGCTAACGGTATTTCTGGCGAGCTTCGCCATCTTCGCTCTGGTGATTCTGGGTATGTCGCTGGGCTACATCGTGAAACGCAAGTCGTTGCAGGGTAGCTGTGGCGGTATCGGTTCACTGGGCCTGGAAAAGGTGTGCGACTGTCCGGAGCCCTGTGATGCCC
This window encodes:
- the fadE gene encoding acyl-CoA dehydrogenase FadE; translation: MMMLSIVATLVLLSALFYHRINLALSSIILLAWTALLGAVGIWTPWLLVPLAIILLPFNLAPMRQRLISASVLRAFRKVMPPMSRTEKEAIDAGTTWWEGELFRGRPDWNRLHNYPQPRLTEEEQAFLDGPVEEACRMANDFQITHEMADLPPELWAYLKKHRFFAMIIQKEYGGLAFSAYAQSRVLQKLAGVSGILAITVGVPNSLGPGELLQHYGTDEQKDHYLPRLARGEEIPCFALTSPEAGSDAGAIPDRGIVCMGDWQGEQVLGMRLTWNKRYITLAPIATVLGLAFKLDDPEHLLGDRDELGITCALIPTSTPGVEIGKRHFPLNVPFQNGPTRGQDIFVPIDYIIGGPKMAGQGWRMLVECLSVGRGITLPSNSTGGVKNVALATGAYAHIRRQFKIAIGKMEGIEEPLARIAGNAYAMDAAASLVTCGIMLGEKPAVLSAIVKYHCTHRGQRAIIDAMDITGGKGIMLGESNFVARGYQGAPIAITVEGANILTRSMMIFGQGAIRCHPFLLEEMAAAESNDVNTFDRLLFRHIGHVGSNKVRSFWLGLTNGRTSATPTRDATRRYYQQINRLSAALALLSDVSMALLGGSLKRRERISARLGDVLSQLYFASAILKRYDDEGRQQADLPLVHWGVQDALFQAEQAIDSLLRNFPQRLVGASLRLLTLPLGRRCHAPSDALDSKLAQILQTPSATRSRIGRGQYLTPSEHHPAGQLEEALQAVMAAEPIHQRLCKTQGKHLSFTALDKLAEQALSQGWINQDEATTLRHAEACRLRTINVDEFEPEALATQPPAREGSDRSSEAA
- the lpcA gene encoding D-sedoheptulose 7-phosphate isomerase, which produces MYQDMIRSELNEAAETLANFLKDDANIHAIQRAAVMLADSFKAGGKVLSCGNGGSHCDAMHFAEELTGRYRENRPGYPAIAISDVSHLSCVSNDFGYDYVFSRYVEAVGREGDVLLGLSTSGNSANIIKAIEAARAKGMKVIALTGKDGGKIAGTADIEIRVPHFGYADRIQEIHIKVIHILMMLIEKEMVKA
- a CDS encoding class II glutamine amidotransferase; this translates as MCELLGMSANVPTDICFSFTGLVQRGGGTGPHKDGWGITFYEGKGCRTFKDPQPGYNSPVAKLVKEYPIKSCSVIAHIRQANRGKVALENTHPFTRELWGRNWTYAHNGQLKGWRELETGNFRPVGETDSEHAFCWLLNQMAQRYPRTPGNMPAVFRFIAGLAAELREKGVFNMLLSDGRYVMAWCSSNLFWITRRAPFGVATLLDQDVEIDFQRETTPDDVVTVIATQPLTGNETWSRIAPGEWILFCLGERVV
- the dpaA gene encoding peptidoglycan meso-diaminopimelic acid protein amidase; protein product: MRKIALFIAILLMPCLSFAGLLSGQGSTPLPGKQQYMGSPVYIQIFKQERILELYVKNGEKYQLLSSYNICNYSGGLGPKRRMGDFKSPEGFYSVDRSQLKPDSRFYKAINIGFPNEFDRQNGYDGKYLMIHGACVSVGCYAMTDTGIDEIFQFVTGALLFGQSRVQVSIYPFRMTDANMERHKHSYYAGFWKQLKPGYDYFNKYHMPPVVSVNNGRYVVNEQPPSATTSQSLFASNNALAEAK
- a CDS encoding Na(+)-translocating NADH-quinone reductase subunit A, producing MIKIKKGLDLPIAGQPEQRIDEGPMPDRVAVFGEEYVGMRPSMLIREGDRVRKGQALFEDKKNPGVMFTAPASGTIEAINRGERRILQSVVIAVEGDERVTFDKYEPAQLASLSRETVTQQLLVSGLWAALRTRPFSKSPVPGSVPAAIFVTAMDTNPLAADPQPIIQAQRAMFDAGLSVLTSLTDGKVHVCQAGGGKLGGHPAAQVTFNEFAGPHPAGLPGTHIHFLEPVSLQKCVWHLNYQDAIAIGKLFVEGELWTERVVALGGPQVARPRLLRTQLGASLEQLTANELLEGENRIISGSVLSGRQASGPHAFLGRFHLQVTALKEGREKELFGWVAPGSDKFSITRTTVGHFLKHKLFNFSTDTNGGERSMVPIGNYERVMPLDILPTMLLRDLLAGDGDSAQSLGCLELDEEDLALCTYVCPGKYEYGPVLREVLTRIEQEG
- a CDS encoding NADH:ubiquinone reductase (Na(+)-transporting) subunit B, with protein sequence MGLKHLIEKLEPHFTGSGKLVKYYPLYEAAATIFYTPGTATRGASHVRDAIDLKRMMILVWFSVFPAMFWGMYNVGHQTLQALGKLHGSEQLQQVIAGDWHYQLAHFLGASFAPDAGWISMMVIGAAFFLPIYMTVFVVGGFWEVLFSIIRKHEINEGFFVTSILFALIVPPTLPLWQAALGISFGVVIGKEIFGGTGRNFLNPALAGRAFLFFAYPAQISGDLVWTAADGFSGATPLSQWASGGGEALVNVATGQPVSWMDAFLGNIPGSIGEVSTLMILIGGAIILFARIASWRIVAGVMLGMIATAALFNAIGSDTNPLFAMPWYWHLVLGGFAFGMMFMATDPVSASFTDRGKWSYGILIGVMCVLIRVVNPAYPEGMMLAILFANLFAPLFDYLVVQANIKRRKSRG
- a CDS encoding Na(+)-translocating NADH-quinone reductase subunit C, which gives rise to MANKGNDTIGKTLLVVLVLCLVCSVVVAGSAVGLKSRQQEQKQLDKQRNILDVAGLMQPGMTGDDVKSVYSERISPRLLDLASGELLDKDPTSFDPAKALRDPQQSMTLSASQDPAGIKRRSNIVEIYLVRDEQKNVQELVLPIYGNGLWSMMYAFVALDTDGRTVKGITYYDQGETPGLGGEVENPSWRSQWIGKKVLDDQGKPAIRVMKGSARPGDEYAVDGLSGATLTSNGVQHSFDFWMGENGFGPFLKQVREGVLNNG
- a CDS encoding NADH:ubiquinone reductase (Na(+)-transporting) subunit D, with amino-acid sequence MAEMGDMKEVKRVLVSPLVENNPITLQILGICSALAVTTKLETAFVMAIAVTLVTAFSSMFISMIRKQIPSSVRIIVQMAIIASLVIVVDQILRAFAYEISKQLSVFVGLIITNCIVMGRAEAYAMKSPPLASFMDGIGNGLGYGAILLVVGFVRELFGSGKLFGVTVLDTVQNGGWYLPNGLFLLAPSAFFLIGLLIWALRTLKPQQQEKE
- the nqrE gene encoding NADH:ubiquinone reductase (Na(+)-transporting) subunit E; its protein translation is MAHYISLFVRAVFVENMALAFFLGMCTFLAVSKKVSTAFGLGVAVTVVLAISVPVNNLIYNLVLRDGALVEGVDLSFLNFITFIGVIAALVQILEMILDRFFPSLYNALGIFLPLIAVNCAIFGGVSFMVQRDYNFPESIVYGLGSGIGWMLAIVALAGIREKMKYSSVPAGLRGLGITFITTGLMALGFMSFSGVQL
- the nqrF gene encoding NADH:ubiquinone reductase (Na(+)-transporting) subunit F, whose translation is MEIILGVVMFTLIVLALALLIIFARSKLVNSGDVLIEINNEADKQFHSPAGGKLLNTLADQGIFISSACGGGGSCGQCRVTIKEGGGDILPTELSHITKREAKEGCRLACQVAVKHDMKLELPEEIFGVKKWECEVISNDNKATFIKELKLKIPEGEVVPFRAGGYIQIECPPHKVAYADFDVPDEYREDWDKFNLFRYVSESNEQVVRAYSMANYPEEKGIIMLNVRIATPPPRLPDVTPGIMSSYIWSLKPGDKVTISGPFGEFFAKETEAEMVFIGGGAGMAPMRSHIFDQLKRLSSKRKISFWYGARSLREMFYQDEFEQLARENPNFTFHVALSEPLEEDNWTGHTGFIHNVLYENYLRDHPAPEDCEFYMCGPPVMNAAVIKMLKDLGVEDENIMLDDFGG
- the nqrM gene encoding (Na+)-NQR maturation NqrM is translated as MLTVFLASFAIFALVILGMSLGYIVKRKSLQGSCGGIGSLGLEKVCDCPEPCDARKARTAAAERRQKLEQDRIL